Genomic DNA from Candidatus Kryptobacter tengchongensis:
CATCTTTGATCAATCTCCTGAAGATGAACTTTTTCCCGTTTGCATGCAGTATAATATTGGAGTAATTGTCAGAGTTCCATTTGACGAGGGGAGTTTAACTGGAAAGATAACGCCCGAAACGAGATTTCCAGAAGGAGATTGGCGAAATAGATATTTTAGAGACGATAGAAAACAACAGGTATGGGAAAGAGTTCAAAAACTTGAAAAACTACTTGGGGACGAAGCAAAGACATTGAGCGAGCTTGCTCTAAGGTTTTGCCTGTCTCATGAAGCTGTTTCAACAGTAATCCCAGGAATGAGAAAAATTCAACATGTTGAGGAAAACTGCTCTGTTTCAGATGGAAGGAAACTATCTCAAAAAATGTTACTTGAACTAAGAAAACACAGATGGGTTAGAAATTTCTATCGTTGAGTGAAAAGATTACCCCCTCCAAAGTTATCAGTGGAGGGGGGATTATATTACGCAAACTGGTCAAAAAGCTTTTCTAATCTTTCTTTTTTTACAGCTTCATCAATCGCGCCATCAAATTTGGATATAATTTTCTCAAGATTACTTTCAAATGTTGGTCTCTCCTCACGATAGAATATCCCAGTGTAAATTTTATCCTGAGCCATCGCAAGTTCAAATGCCTTCAGCTTATTTGTCGGGTCATGCTCTGGCGGAATTTCAACAACCTTTTCACGGACAAAGTCAAAGGTGATTTCCATGTTGAAAGTTGGACATGGCGATATAACATGAATTGCAGCAAAGCCCTTATGTCTTGTCGCCTCAATTATAAGTTGAGTTAGCTGTTTAGTGTTTGACGAAAACCCACGGGCTACGAAAGTAGCGCCATAAGCAAGAAGAAGCATAACTGGATTAATTGGTGGTTCAATCGCCCCGTAGGGAGTCGTCGTTGTTGTCATCGTCAAAGTTGAAGTAGGTGAAACTTGACCTTTTGTTAAGCCATAAATTGCGTTGTCAAGAATTATATAAACCATATCTGGGTTTCGCCTTGCGACATGCGGAATATGCCCCCCACCTATTGCAAATCCATCTCCATCTCCACCGACAACAAAAACTTCAATTTCTGGATTCGCTATTTTAACTCCAAGTGCAACTGGTAAAGCTCTCCCATGAACGGTATGAAGATTATACCCTCTAACGAAGTGGGGAAATCTGCTTGAACAACCTATTCCGGAAACAATGCTTAATTTATGAGTTGGAATTTTCATTTCCCCAAGCGCCCTTATAAAAGCCGCAAGCACTCCGTAGTCACCGCAACCTGGACACCATGTTGGTTTAACTTCGCTTTTATACTCAACCTTCGCTTGTTTTATTTTTTCCATTACTTCACTCATTTCGCTACCTCAATTATTTTGTTATAAATTTCTTCAGATGTGAAAGGAATGCCACCGTAATTATTTAGCTTTATCGGGTTATAATCCACGAACATTCTTAATATATTTGCAAATTGTCCATGATAATTTTGCTCAACAACGATGACTTTCTCATAGCTTTGGATGATTTCCTTAACTTTTTTCTTTGGAAGTGGGTTTAAAATTCTAGGATGATAATGACTTACCTTTATCCCTTGCATTTCCGCTCTTGCAATTGCTTCCCTTATAGCTCCATAAGTTGAACCCCAGGAGATAATCAACACTTTTGCGCCTTCAACTTTATAGTAGTCATTATTTTCATTCTCAAGGGTTTGAGCAAGCGTTTCAATCTTTTTAAACCGCTTTTTCTGCATCTCTGTGTGAACTTTCGGAGTGTAGTTTGGATTTCCACGCTCGTTATGTTCAAGCCCTGGGGCTATATATTCAAATCCTGGATGTCCCGGTATAGCAATTGGAGCAAGTCCAGTTTCAGTTATCTTATAACGGAGATATTCTGAATTTTGATTTTCGTAATCCGGCTCAAGCCTATGCACAACCTTAATTGAATTAACATCCGGTTTAGGAATCGCCTCCGTTTGATAAGCAAGCACCTGGTCAGAGAGTATAATTACAGGCATTTGATATTCTTCCGCAAGATTGAATGCTTTGATAGTTTCATAGAAACAATCGCTTACATTTGCTGGGGCAACTACAATTCTCGGTGCTTCACCAGGTCCTCCAAAGACGACATGGTAAAGATCGGTTTGCTCCGTTTTGCTCGGCATCCCAGTTGACGGTCCTGCTCTTTGAACATCAACAATAACCACAGGGAGCTCAGCCATTGATGCGTATGTTATAAGCTCAGTCATAAGAGCAAGACCCGGTCCAGAAGTTGGTGTCATAACCTTAAGACCTGCATATGAGGCACCGATACAAGTTGCAAGAGCTGATATCTCATCTTCATTTTGAATCACCTTACCCCCAAATCTTGGAAGGTATCTTGCCAAAAATTCAAGCACTGGAGAAGCAGGGGTAATCGGATAACCAACAGCAACTTTACACCCTGCTGCTATCGCACCAAAACCAATCGCTTGATTTCCTGAAAGAATTATTCTTCTATCCTTACCCTCAGGTTCCCCAAGCCTGAACATGCTCAGTTCATCAAGATACCTATTGGCATACTCAATTCCGCTTCTAAAAGCGGTGAGATTCTGCTCAAGGATTTTTTCACCTTTGCGTTTGAATTTGTCAATTATCTGATACTCTGATTTCTCAATTGGAATCCCAAGCACAGCTGTTAAAAATCCAGTTGCAACCATATTTTTTGCAAGGTGTGTCCCAGCAGACATTGCAAGCTCTTTAAGGGGAACTTCATATTTTCTCTTCGTGAAGTTCTCTGGAGGTTTGCATTCCGCTGGATCATAAAACAAAACACCATCATCAGCAAGAATAGAAGCGTAATTATCAAAAGCTTCTTGGTTGAAAGCCATTAAGATGTGCAGTTTATCACCCATTGAATAAATATCATGTGGACTTACACGAAATTGATACATCGCAAGCCCACCCTTTATCTCAGCAGGGAAAGTTCTGAATGTGAAAACACGATATGATGCCCTCGCTGCGGAGTAAGTTAATATCTCCCCAGCACTCATTACCCCTTCACCGCCTTCGCCCCCAATCCTTACCACAACATCGTTTAATCTACCGTTGTTTGACATCTTTTTAAGGTCTTTTTGTTTTTAAGAAAATTTACTCAAAAATGGGAAAAGTTTCATAATATAAGCCGAGATAACTCCAAGCGAATTCGTAAAAATTAAAACGCCAAGCAAAATCAAAATGACACCACTTGTTATCTCAACCACATTTAAATATCTTCTCACCTTTGAAAACCATTTGAAAAAGAAGTTAACGCTCAAGCTTGTGATGATAAATGGAATACCAAGCCCAAGCGAATATACTGAAAGAAGCAAAATTCCTTGTTTGATCGTCTCCTGTTGCGAAGCAAGAACGAGAATTGTTGCAAGCACTGGTCCAATACAGGGAGTCCATCCAAAGGCAAAAGCAAAGCCAACTACAAAAGCCCCAATTAAGCCAAGTGGCTTGCCCTTTGTTTTCAGCTTTGCTTCGTAATTTAAAAATTTTATTTTGAAAATCCCCGTCATATGTAAACCAAAAAGAATTATAATAACGCCAGCAACTTTTGAAATTATATTCATATTGTCAGAAAGGAATTTCCCAACCGCTGTTGCAGAAGCCCCAAGTGCAACAAAAACAATTGAAAAACCAAACACGAAAAATACCGAACTCAAAAGAGTTTTTATCAAAAACCTTTTTGAACTTTCCGATTCTCTCAACTCCTCAAAGGAAAGCCCTGAGACAAAAGAAATATATCCCGGCACAAGCGGTAAGACGCAAGGAGAAAGAAAGGATAAAATTCCAAATAAAAACGCGGTGAATAATCCAACGCTTTCCATTTTTATTTCTCAATTTTTTGATAAAAAAACCCGACCTTTTAAGGTCGGGCACGAAAAATCAAACAAATTAACCTTCAGTGCTTTTCTCTTCCTCTATCTGAACAACATTAACTTTTATCTTAGCACTTACATCAGGATGAAGCCTTATCGGAATCTCATATTTACCAAGCATCTTTATCGGCTCATCAAGCAAAATTTTCCTTCTATCAATTTCAAATCCAAGCTTCTCAAGCTCATTAACAATCATCTGCGCAGTCACAGAACCAAACAGTCGCTCATTTTCCCCAGCCCTCATCGGGATTGTAATTTCAATCCCTGAAAGTTTCTCAGCAAGTTGCTGAGCAGATAATCTCTCTCTTTCAAGTTTAAATGCCTTCTGCTTTTTTTCAGTTTCAATCATTTTTATATTTCCAGGAGTAGCCGGAAGAGCTATTTTCCGTGGGATCAAAAAATTTCTTGCATAACCCTCCTTCACTTCAACTATATCACCAAATTTCCCGAGATTTTCAAAATCTTGACGCAGTATAACCTTCATCTTACCTTTCTCCATTAAGTTTTGTTCAATTACTTCACTGCCTCAGCAACAAATGGGAGCAAAGCTAAATGTCTAGCTCTTTTAATAGCTCTGGTAAGCTGACGTTGATGCATAGCACAGTTCCCGCTTACCCTGCGTGGAATTATTTTCCCTTGCTCAGTCAAAAATTTCCCAAGCTTTTTCTCATCCTTATAATCAATGTAAATCTCGCCAGCTTCACAGAATCTGCATATTTTTTTCTTTCTTAAACGTAATACTTTTTCATCGCTCTCCATCATGATCTTGAAAAAAATTTATTTTTGTTAAATTTTTGGTTCTTCATTTGAAAGATATTTGTTCAAAGCATCTGATTGCTGACTTTGGGAAGAAGAGGATTGCGCTTGACCCTCATTATTTCCTGAAGCAGGTCCTCTCCTATCAAGAAATTGAATTCTTCTCGCTTTGATCTCAACAACTGTTCTCGTCCTTCCGTCAGCGGTTTTGAGATTCCTACTCTGTAATTCACCCTCAACAAGAACAGCGCTTGACTTCTTCAACCTACCCCTACACGATTCAGCAAGTTTATTCCAAGCGACGACACCAACAAAACATACATCTTCCTTCCACTGCCTCTTGCTGTCCCGGAATCTACGGTTTGATGCAATTGTGAAATTAACAACCGGTGTCCCCTTTGTCGTCTGGCGAAACACCGGATCTTTTGTTAAATTACCAACTATGACGACACTGTTCAGCTCTGGCATTTTGAATTCTTTTGCCATAGATCGTTCCCTCCATCATTTAAGTTTTTAACATAAATTTTTAACAAAAAGAAAAACTCTATTCCTCTTCATCTTCTTCAAATGTTTCCTCTTCTTCCACTTGCGCAATTGACTCAACACTCCCAAGTCCAAGATGTTCAATTGTAATCCTTCCACGTCTTTTCTCCTGCTCTTTGGCTTTTAAAGCCTTCTTGGTTACAACAACCGTAAGATATCTCATAATATTCTCATCAAGCTGAAAAGCTCTCTCAAGTTCGCTAACTATCGTCGGCGGAGCAAAATATTCAAAATACACATAAAAAGCACTGTTCTTCTTGTTTATCGGGTAAGCAAGCCTCCTTCTTCCCCAACGTTCCATTAAAATTATCTCTCCTCCTTTCTCTTTTGTGAAATTTTCATATTTCTTGATGATCTGCTCAATTATCGGATCATCAAGTGAAGCATTAATTAAAAATGTCGTTTCATACCATCTCCTTGAAAGCATGTTCTTCGGAATTTTTCTCGCCATTAATTAACCTCCATTTGGTCTTTTTGTTTTTAAAAAATTTTTTCGGACCCAGGAACACAGCCTGGATCATGGAGTCTTATCCTTGGGTTTTACTTTCTTATTAAACCTATTCATTGCGGTCAAAATCCCATCAGAGATAAAACAAAATGTCGCTTCCACCGCCTGTCCGATCATTTCATTTAGCTTATCAATTTCATCATCATCAAATCTTGAAAGAACAAAATCAACCATGTTTCTCATCTTCTCTGGATTCCCTATCCCGCACCTTAACCTCGGAAAATCCGTCGTTTTCAAGTGATAAATTACCGAATACAATCCGTTATGTCCTCCATCGCTTCCTTTCTGACGTAGCCTTATAACTCCAAGTGGCAAATTTAAATCATCACATATAACAAAAACATCTTTCAAATCAAGCTTAAACCGCTCAACCACATCCTTCACCGCTATTCCACTGTTGTTCATATATGTCAACGGCTTAACAAGCAAAAATTCACTACCTTTATACTTGCCTGGACCTATTAAATAATCACCTTTCCCCGGTTTAAAATCAATTTCAAGCTTCTTCGCAATCTCATCAACCACCATGAAACCAACATTATGTCTCGTCATCTCATACTCCCTTCCAGGGTTTCCAAGTCCAAATATAGCAATCATATATTTAAAAAAGAACTACTTTTATTCGCTCTGTTTCTCAGGTTGAGATGGCGTAGATGGCTGAGCTTCTTCAGGTTTAGCTTCAGCTTCCACCTCAAAACCTCTTGGTGGAACGATCGCAACAACAACAGCAAGCTCATTCTCAAGAATTCTAACCCCTGGGATATTCAAATCACGGACATGAATTGAATCGCCGATATCAAGTTTACTTATATCAACCTCAATATGTTCTGGAATTGCGTCGCTTGAACATTCAACCTCAACAGTGTGAAGCAGATGTTCAATGATCCCACCTTTTTCAACCCCAGGTGCTTTGCCAACAAGAACAATGGGCACCTCAAGCGTTATCCTTGCACCAGCTTTCAAACCATAAAGGTCAAAATGAATTGGCTTATCCGTTACAGGATCAAATTCAACATCTTTCAAAATGCACTGAAACTCTTTTCCATTATTAAGCTTTAACTTAACTATATGAGCCTCCGTTGTATAAATTAGATTTTTGAGCTCTGATTCTTTCACTGCAATCGGCAATGGTTCCTCGCCAGGAGCATAGTAAATTCCCGGGATCTTCCCAGCTCGCCTTAGCTGATTTGAAGCACTTTTCCCTGTTTTTCTTATCTCTGCGCTTAAAGTTATCTCAGTCATAATTTAGATTTCAAATTTTTAGTTTTCAATTTCAAATAAAACACTCAGCGATTCATTACAATGAATTCTTTTTATTGCTTCTGCAAAAATTTTGGCTACCGAACGAACCTCAATTTTTGGTGATCCCTTCCTAAGCGGGACAGTATCTGTTACAAGTATTTTTTCAACTGGTGCATTTTCAATTCTCTCAACAGCATTCCCTGATAAAATTGGATGTGTACAAGCACCGAAAACTTTTTTTGCCCCTCTATCAATTAAAGCATTTGCAGCATTTACAAATGTCCCAGCTGTATCAATTATATCATCAACTATAACTATTGTCTTCCCTTTTACATCCCCAACAACATTGACAACTTCAGATTCATTCGCACGCGATCTTCTTTTATCAATTAAAATGAGTTCAGCGTGTAATCTTTTAGCATAGCCACGGGCAAATTTTACTCCACCTATATCAGGTGAAACAACAGCAAATTCTTCCTCGCCAACCATCTCTCTTATAGCTGGAACAAGAACCACCGCAGAATAAAGATGATCAAAGGGTATATCAAAAAATCCTTGAATCTGAGGGGCGTGTAAATCCATTGTTAGGACTCTGTCAGCCCCTGCAACTGTTATCAAGTTTGCAACAAGTTTTGATGTTATAGGAACCCGTGGTTGATCTTTTCTATCTTGCCTTGCGTAACCAAAATAAGGTATAACAGCGGTAATCCTGCGCGCTGAGGCTCTCTTCGCAGCATCAATCATTATTAAAAGTTCCATCAAATTATCCGATGGCGGGAAAGTTGATTGGATAATGAAAACATCATTTCCACGAATATTCTCAAGATACTTAACCCAAATTTCACCGTCGCTAAAATTTCGTATTTCACAATTTCCAAGCGGTTCGCCTATCTCATCTGCTATTTTTTCAGCAAGTTCCTTGCTTGACCTACCAGAAAAAATCTTAAGCTGACTCATTCATTCTATTTGTTACTTTTCCATCGCTAACATCAAGTCAATAGCAAAGATAAAAAAAACTTACAAATTAACCAAACATAAAAATAAAAACCTTTGCTGGGGCGGGAGGATTCGAACCTCCGAATGGCGGCTCCAAAGACCGCTGCCTTACCGCTTGGCGACGCCCCAAAAAGAACCTTATCAAAATGGCATTTATAATTTAATAAAGAAAAAACAATTTTTCAAATGTAACCCGCTCAATCACAAGTTATACGAGACTATTTCAAAGCTTCTTTGTCAAAACTTTTGTCCTTTAAAAATTTATTTGTTATCTTTCGGTAAATGAAAAATAAACTTTTAAATCCACAAAAAATGAAATATATTTTGGCTCTAACCACTGTATTTTTTTCAATCTCAATTGCAGGTGGAAATTCTACCTATGAATTTCTACGCCTTGACATAAGCCCAAGGGCATCTGCGCTTGGCGGAAATTTTATAGCCATGATTGATGACCCAACCTTGCTTTTCCACAACCCCGCTGGTTTATCAACACTTAAAAACAACTATGCAACCGCCGGCTTTTTTAAACACCTGCTTGATATAAATCTTGGATATGGAGCCTACACAACCAACCTTAAAAATCTCGGAAACATCGGACTTGGGTTCATTTACATTAACTACGGCAGCTTTAATCAGACAGACCGCTATGGAAATCAAATTGGTTCTTTCTCAGCTGGTGAACTTGCCATCGTCGCTGGAATTTCAAAAGAATATGAGAAATTAAAATATGGGATCAGCTCAAAATTAATTTACTCATCAATTGCAGGCGCACGCTCAATTGCCATCGCCTTTGATATCGGTGGATTATACACTTTTGAAGAACAAAACCTTAACATAGCACTTACCCTTAACAACATCGGAACTCAACTTAACAGTTATATATCATTTAAAGAAAATCTCCCATTTGAGATAAAATTTGCGATTTCAAAGAAGCTTGAACATCTACCACTGCGATTGAACCTTGGACTTAACAAAATAAATGAATCAACATCCAAAATTCTTGATAGAATTAAAAACTTTACAATTGGTGGCGAATTTAACATCTCCGAAAATTTTGATATCAGATTCGGATACAACAATGAAAAAAGACAAGAAATGAAAATCACCCCAACGCTTGATTTAACTGGTTTTTCATCTGGGATTGGAATTAAAGTTCAAAACTATAGATTTGATTACTCACTTATATCACTTGGCAGGATCGGCGTGCTCCACCAGATCAGCCTAACTGTGAAAATTTAACCTTACAATCTCTTCACATCAATTATCCTCTCTGGAATCGTGAATAAACTTCCACCGAGGTGATGTATCGTTTTCGCTCTTTCAAGATTTACCTTCAGATAATCATCAAATAACTCCTCTTCCACAACTGCTCTTAAAACTCTCCCTACTATCAAATTATGATCACCCGCGGGATAAATTTTCTCAACCTTGCATTCAAGATTTGCAATGCATTCTTTTATTAATGGTGCGGAGATAAATTTTGCTTTTTCCCTTGTAAGTTTCGTTTTTTCAAATTTATCCACATCTCTACCCGAATTTTTCCCACAAAAATAAACCTCTTTTAAGATTTCAAGCGTTGGCAGGTTAATTGCAAATTCCTTGCTCTTTTCAATTAATTCATAAATAAATCTTTCGGGAGCAATTGCAACCGCAACAAGTGCTGGCTCCTTACTTATTGGAACATTCCACGCAACTGGTGTGATGTTATCTCTTTTTGCAAATTTTGCAGTTATCAAAACAACACCTCCGATGTTTAAAATCCGATTTGCCTTGTCAAGTTGGATTTCTTTTTTCATTTAGCGTTAAAAATTTATTTTTTATGTGCTTTATTCTATTTCCTCAGAAGGTAACTTTGGTTCCACCATTATAACTTCCTCACGTTCAACGATTACGCTACCTTCGGGGGCTCCTTTAGGTTTTCTCACATATTTTCGCTTTGTGACGATGACAGGAACAAGCGAGGATGTTTTCGCTTCACTAAAATATGCCGCAATTCCAGCAGCTTGTTCAATCGCTCTCTTGCTCGGCTGTTTCTTTCCCGCTTTTAAAACCACATGTGCCCCACGAACTCCACGAGCGTGAAACCATAAATCCTCTTTATCTGCAAATTTTAAAGTTAACAAATCATTGCTTTTCGCATCTTTACCAACCCAAACCTCAAACCCACCATCAACAACGAACCTTCTGAATTTACTTCCAACTTTTTCAGCCACCTTATCCCTCACAACTCCAAACAATTTCAAATCCTGAAGGTTGCCATCTTTAAACCTCTTCAAATCCTCAAAACTTTCACAATTATTAAGTTTTTCAATTAAACCCTTCAATTTCTCTCTATTAACTTTCAATCTCTCCAATCTCGCCTCTGCAATTTTTAATGATGCCCTTGTCTTCTTCGCTTTCTCAAAGTATCTCTCGGCATTTTCA
This window encodes:
- a CDS encoding cytochrome c-type biogenesis protein, which codes for MESVGLFTAFLFGILSFLSPCVLPLVPGYISFVSGLSFEELRESESSKRFLIKTLLSSVFFVFGFSIVFVALGASATAVGKFLSDNMNIISKVAGVIIILFGLHMTGIFKIKFLNYEAKLKTKGKPLGLIGAFVVGFAFAFGWTPCIGPVLATILVLASQQETIKQGILLLSVYSLGLGIPFIITSLSVNFFFKWFSKVRRYLNVVEITSGVILILLGVLIFTNSLGVISAYIMKLFPFLSKFS
- a CDS encoding 2-oxoglutarate ferredoxin oxidoreductase subunit beta — its product is MSEVMEKIKQAKVEYKSEVKPTWCPGCGDYGVLAAFIRALGEMKIPTHKLSIVSGIGCSSRFPHFVRGYNLHTVHGRALPVALGVKIANPEIEVFVVGGDGDGFAIGGGHIPHVARRNPDMVYIILDNAIYGLTKGQVSPTSTLTMTTTTTPYGAIEPPINPVMLLLAYGATFVARGFSSNTKQLTQLIIEATRHKGFAAIHVISPCPTFNMEITFDFVREKVVEIPPEHDPTNKLKAFELAMAQDKIYTGIFYREERPTFESNLEKIISKFDGAIDEAVKKERLEKLFDQFA
- a CDS encoding large subunit ribosomal protein L25 yields the protein MTEITLSAEIRKTGKSASNQLRRAGKIPGIYYAPGEEPLPIAVKESELKNLIYTTEAHIVKLKLNNGKEFQCILKDVEFDPVTDKPIHFDLYGLKAGARITLEVPIVLVGKAPGVEKGGIIEHLLHTVEVECSSDAIPEHIEVDISKLDIGDSIHVRDLNIPGVRILENELAVVVAIVPPRGFEVEAEAKPEEAQPSTPSQPEKQSE
- a CDS encoding SSU ribosomal protein S6P, giving the protein MARKIPKNMLSRRWYETTFLINASLDDPIIEQIIKKYENFTKEKGGEIILMERWGRRRLAYPINKKNSAFYVYFEYFAPPTIVSELERAFQLDENIMRYLTVVVTKKALKAKEQEKRRGRITIEHLGLGSVESIAQVEEEETFEEDEEE
- a CDS encoding ribose-phosphate pyrophosphokinase, whose protein sequence is MSQLKIFSGRSSKELAEKIADEIGEPLGNCEIRNFSDGEIWVKYLENIRGNDVFIIQSTFPPSDNLMELLIMIDAAKRASARRITAVIPYFGYARQDRKDQPRVPITSKLVANLITVAGADRVLTMDLHAPQIQGFFDIPFDHLYSAVVLVPAIREMVGEEEFAVVSPDIGGVKFARGYAKRLHAELILIDKRRSRANESEVVNVVGDVKGKTIVIVDDIIDTAGTFVNAANALIDRGAKKVFGACTHPILSGNAVERIENAPVEKILVTDTVPLRKGSPKIEVRSVAKIFAEAIKRIHCNESLSVLFEIEN
- a CDS encoding LSU ribosomal protein L9P, translated to MKVILRQDFENLGKFGDIVEVKEGYARNFLIPRKIALPATPGNIKMIETEKKQKAFKLERERLSAQQLAEKLSGIEITIPMRAGENERLFGSVTAQMIVNELEKLGFEIDRRKILLDEPIKMLGKYEIPIRLHPDVSAKIKVNVVQIEEEKSTEG
- a CDS encoding peptidyl-tRNA hydrolase, PTH1 family, yielding MIAIFGLGNPGREYEMTRHNVGFMVVDEIAKKLEIDFKPGKGDYLIGPGKYKGSEFLLVKPLTYMNNSGIAVKDVVERFKLDLKDVFVICDDLNLPLGVIRLRQKGSDGGHNGLYSVIYHLKTTDFPRLRCGIGNPEKMRNMVDFVLSRFDDDEIDKLNEMIGQAVEATFCFISDGILTAMNRFNKKVKPKDKTP
- a CDS encoding SSU ribosomal protein S18P — protein: MMESDEKVLRLRKKKICRFCEAGEIYIDYKDEKKLGKFLTEQGKIIPRRVSGNCAMHQRQLTRAIKRARHLALLPFVAEAVK
- a CDS encoding 2-oxoglutarate ferredoxin oxidoreductase subunit alpha, translating into MSNNGRLNDVVVRIGGEGGEGVMSAGEILTYSAARASYRVFTFRTFPAEIKGGLAMYQFRVSPHDIYSMGDKLHILMAFNQEAFDNYASILADDGVLFYDPAECKPPENFTKRKYEVPLKELAMSAGTHLAKNMVATGFLTAVLGIPIEKSEYQIIDKFKRKGEKILEQNLTAFRSGIEYANRYLDELSMFRLGEPEGKDRRIILSGNQAIGFGAIAAGCKVAVGYPITPASPVLEFLARYLPRFGGKVIQNEDEISALATCIGASYAGLKVMTPTSGPGLALMTELITYASMAELPVVIVDVQRAGPSTGMPSKTEQTDLYHVVFGGPGEAPRIVVAPANVSDCFYETIKAFNLAEEYQMPVIILSDQVLAYQTEAIPKPDVNSIKVVHRLEPDYENQNSEYLRYKITETGLAPIAIPGHPGFEYIAPGLEHNERGNPNYTPKVHTEMQKKRFKKIETLAQTLENENNDYYKVEGAKVLIISWGSTYGAIREAIARAEMQGIKVSHYHPRILNPLPKKKVKEIIQSYEKVIVVEQNYHGQFANILRMFVDYNPIKLNNYGGIPFTSEEIYNKIIEVAK
- a CDS encoding single-strand binding protein, yielding MAKEFKMPELNSVVIVGNLTKDPVFRQTTKGTPVVNFTIASNRRFRDSKRQWKEDVCFVGVVAWNKLAESCRGRLKKSSAVLVEGELQSRNLKTADGRTRTVVEIKARRIQFLDRRGPASGNNEGQAQSSSSQSQQSDALNKYLSNEEPKI
- a CDS encoding NADH-FMN oxidoreductase RutF, flavin reductase (DIM6/NTAB) family; the protein is MKKEIQLDKANRILNIGGVVLITAKFAKRDNITPVAWNVPISKEPALVAVAIAPERFIYELIEKSKEFAINLPTLEILKEVYFCGKNSGRDVDKFEKTKLTREKAKFISAPLIKECIANLECKVEKIYPAGDHNLIVGRVLRAVVEEELFDDYLKVNLERAKTIHHLGGSLFTIPERIIDVKRL